The following DNA comes from Deinococcus misasensis DSM 22328.
TCCCCAAATTGCAGTTTGACATTTACGATCTGGCCCTGTCTTACCTGTACGACGAAGAACTGACCAGCGAAGACATCCGCAAACACGAAAAAACCATCCTGAACGACTACAAAGTCCTGTCCGCCAAACTGAAAGCAGCCCAGCAGGACTCTGGAATTGCATGGCGCTGGGCAGAACCCTACAACACCGACCGGTACCTGGGCGGAATCATGCTGGACATGGTGGGTTTCATGAAAACCAAAACCGGGGATGCGGTCTTGAAAGAAGCCCTGCAATTCAAAGACCCCCACCTGCAAGCCTGGGCTGCCATTTCTCTGGTCTACAACGAACAGAATGTGCCCTCAGAGGTCTTTGAGAACATCGCAGCCAGCAACGAAATGCGCTGGACCCTGTACGAGTACCTCGAAGATGCAGAGAGGCTTGACCTGTTCCCTCAGGCTTACCGCAACCAGCAGGCTCTGGCCACTTCGGACCTGACCAACCTGTTGATTGGTTCGGATTACCTCGGTTATGAACCCGAGAACATTGAGTTCGTGCAGAAATTCACCCGTCAGGACGAAGACACCCTGAACGATTACTACCTGTTCAAATTCACCGATGAGGATGGCGTCGAGTACGCTGGCCTTGCCGGTCCTTACTCTCCAGCCAAAACCGCCACGGTGCAGGGTGGAGACGACACCTACACCCTCTTTGACGAGTGGGACAGCCGCACTGCGGAAGGCCACTATCAGGCCATTCTGGATGAGCTTTACGCCGAAGGCGACATGGACTGATTCCAACCCAAAAAGGACCGCAACCTGAAAAAGTTGCGGTCCTTTTTTGTGCGGGTTCAGAGTTGCAGCACACTGCGGGCAGCAGGCACATTCATGTTGCGGGCAAAGACGTTTTGCGGATCGTACTGGGCTTTCAGGGCAGACAGGCGTTCCAGATGGGTCAGGCCGTACGTTTCCTGCACTTTGTAGGCTTCACGGCTGCTGGCGAAATTGCCGTACATTCCGCCCATGAAAGGTTCAAGGGCCGTCCACATGCGTTCGGTTTCGTACCAGAGGTCAGGCAGGTGCTCTCTGGAGGGGGACATGTTGGACACCAGCAGCAAGAAGTTCTTGTCGCGGTGGGCAAAAGCAGCACTGCCAGAGGGGATGCGGGCCATTTTGCCACCCAGCACCCTGAGTTGCACCAGTTGGGTGGGGGCCATTTCCAGCACACAGGCTTTCACCAGAGCTGGAATGAAATCCGGGTGCAGTTCTTTCATGAAGCCCGAGCGGACCGTGTGACAGTGTCCCTGTTCTGATCCAGCAGCCATCAGGTGAAAGAGTCCGGTGTAAGGCATCACCCCTGAAAGGTCTGCAACGGCATGACCCAGTTCGCGGAAAGGCTGGAACACTTTTTCGGCCACTTGCAGGTCTCCGGTGCAGCAACCCACGATGCCCACCACGGGTTTGCCCACGGCTTCGGCAGGAACGAATGGGGCAGGAGGGGCAGGCATGAGGATCACCTGTGTGGTGAGGTCCTCTGGGGCCATCTGGGCCAGTCGGGCGTATTCGGTGAGTACATGTTCGGCTTCCAGACCAGGGTAAAACACGATTCCGGCGTAAATCAGACCACCTTCGTGGGCCTGGTATTCCAGCCGGGTGATGATGCCAAAATTGGCCCCGGCCCCTTTGAGGCCCCAGAACAGCTCGGGGTTTTCGGTCTGGGAGGCACGCACCACTTCGCCCGAGTGGGTCACCAGTTCAACGGACAGCAAACGGTCGACGTTCAGGCCGTGCTTGCGGACCATCCAACCGATGCCTCCCCCCTGAGCGAGTCCAGCCACACCCACCGTTCCGGTATCTCCAGCGGTGATGGCAAGGCCGTGTGCTTCGAGTTTTTCGGCGACCTCACCCCAGGTCCAGCCTGCGCCAAGGGTAACTCTGGCACTGGCAGGATCCACTTCGAAGGTTTTCAGGCCAGAGGTGTCGATCACCATGCCGTCTTGCACGGTACCAAAACCTGCGGGGCTGTGACCTCCAGAGCGAACCGCCACAGGCATCCCCTGTCCGAGGGCAAAACGCAGGGCCAGAGCAACGCTTTCGGTGTTCTGTGGACGCACCACCAGTGCAGGGGTGGCCTGTTCAGCGTTGTTCCAGATTCGGGAGGTGGCCGTGAATTCTTCCATGTGGGGAAGCAAAACGGCTCCATCAAAGTTGGAAATCAGGTGAGCGATGCTGTTGGGGTAAAGGTCTGGGTTCATGGTGTTCTCCTGTGACCGCAATGGACGGTCTGTGATGTGGTTTGAAAGGCAGGATCTTCTTGAAGAATGTCCTTTGCTCTGGATACAGGTTAGAAAGACCTCCATGGTCAAAGCATGGTTGGGTTTTCCCGGAGAACTGGACAGCCTGAAGGCTTTTTGCAAAGGATGGGTGGATGAATGGCAACCCACAACCCCATCCAACAAGCACAAGCCCACGAAAAACCCCTTCTGCATGCAGAATCATTTTTGAATCATGGAAGGTGAACAGGTGCCAGATCCTCTGGAACGCCTGAGTTCATGTCCACAAAACGGCAGGTTGGCCCATGGTCAGCACATCCCTTTCTTCCATTCTTGACAGTTGTCTCATTTGAGACTCATGTGAGATGGATCTCAGTTGAAGTGAGGCTGAAACAGCATCTGGAACGTGCAATCCACTGAAAAAATGCTGGCTTTTTTAAGCCGTTCTAGAGGATTTCTTAATGCACGTTTTTTTTCATGCTCACCTGTTACATTGAGGATAACCATGTCTCTTCCGTCTCTTGCGCAACTGGGTCAACTGATTCACTCACCTGTGGATTACCTGCACCTGTACACCCAGTGCGAACGGGAAGGGAACCTGACCGAACTGCTGACAGCACTGGAAACCTTGCCTTTCAGCGAAATCCGCGAGGCCAGAAGGGCAAGGATCTTGATTCGCCTCGGGATGTCTGAAGAGGCCAAAATCCTGCTGGCACCCCACCTTTCAGAACCCCTCTGTTTGGCGTGGTACCTGGCTTTGCTGGTGCGAGAAGTGGACGAAACCCAACTCAGGCGCATCATCACCCGGTATCCGGTCA
Coding sequences within:
- a CDS encoding FAD-binding oxidoreductase gives rise to the protein MNPDLYPNSIAHLISNFDGAVLLPHMEEFTATSRIWNNAEQATPALVVRPQNTESVALALRFALGQGMPVAVRSGGHSPAGFGTVQDGMVIDTSGLKTFEVDPASARVTLGAGWTWGEVAEKLEAHGLAITAGDTGTVGVAGLAQGGGIGWMVRKHGLNVDRLLSVELVTHSGEVVRASQTENPELFWGLKGAGANFGIITRLEYQAHEGGLIYAGIVFYPGLEAEHVLTEYARLAQMAPEDLTTQVILMPAPPAPFVPAEAVGKPVVGIVGCCTGDLQVAEKVFQPFRELGHAVADLSGVMPYTGLFHLMAAGSEQGHCHTVRSGFMKELHPDFIPALVKACVLEMAPTQLVQLRVLGGKMARIPSGSAAFAHRDKNFLLLVSNMSPSREHLPDLWYETERMWTALEPFMGGMYGNFASSREAYKVQETYGLTHLERLSALKAQYDPQNVFARNMNVPAARSVLQL